The Theobroma cacao cultivar B97-61/B2 chromosome 2, Criollo_cocoa_genome_V2, whole genome shotgun sequence genome includes the window atatAATAAGATAAATTTTGTCTAACAATTATTATGAAGGGATGATATTATATCAATGATGTTTTTGAAGGTGTTATGGTCACCCTTTCAAGGAGTGATACTGTTGAAAGGGGTGATGGAGGTTCATTAGCTAGTTATTATCACTTAAGACAATACCAAACTGATGATCCTATCACTGCTAGTTGCATCACTCCTATCACCCTTATTACCCATAGCAAAATCCCCTAAGAGAATAGGACTTCATTTTTAGAAAATGatagagaaaaaggaaaacaacagTCAGAATTGTATACTGATCTTTCCAATTGATGTTTATAATATCTTGTGCAAAATTATAGGCTGTTGATCATCCTTACCTTGTGGTATATTCGAGTACTGCTTCACAAAGGGCTGGAAGCATAGTAAACAGTGATAAGAATAATGATGAACAAGTATGTGGCATTTGCCATGACCCTACAGAAGAGCCAGTGGTGAGTTGCACTTTCTGTTTGTTCTTTTTAGTACTTTTATTCCTGTAGTTCTTCTTCTTGGCTTTAAAAGCATGTAACTTTTATACAAGCTCAAAACAGTTATACTAATTGACTCATCCATGGTCATGTTTGAGCAAGTCGTAAGAATGAGAAGTCACTTTAAAGGATAGGAACAAAATAATTGCTACAGATTGATTCTATTTCTATAAAACTGATTTATACACTCTCCATCTCTGTGATACTTTTGAACATccaattaagtgaaaaagttggCAGAAGATGTATCTTTCCTTTACTTTTGGTTTGAAGTGCCTAGTTCTAATTGTTTCAGGTTACTGCATGTGCACATGTCTTTTGCAAGGCTTGTCTGATTGATTTTTCTGCCTCCTTGGGACAAGTCTCATGCCCATCGTGCTCAAGATTACTCACTGTTGATCTGACCACAAAAGCAGATGCTGGAGGGCAGTCTAGCAGAACAACACTGAAGGGGTTTAAATCCTCAAGTATTCTAAACAGAATACAACTAAATGATTTTCAGACAAGCACAAAAATAGAGGCTTTGGTATGTTTTATTGGAATTCTCttgaattgaaaaagaagTTGCTAGAATTCTACTCTATGTTGCTCAACCATCAGTTTGCATTATCTAGAAGAGTTGTTTATGGCTATTTTATATCtgtcatttatcattttttggCATGACTTTACTGATTGGTTaagagtttaaaaaaaaaaaaatccttttaaGGCCTTTCAACAGTAGGTTTGGAGTTCCCATTTGGCTTGTgtttttgaaattcaaaattcttctGCAAATTCTAATTTCCAGTGGCTTTATGTGTAAACTATGTTTTGATTGAAATTGCAAAGCTAGTATTTGAGCATCAATCTGGTCTGTCTTGTCATGCTTCAGTAATTCTATATATCGCTTATAAATTCACTGCAATGTTATGTGCTACTCGTTCTAGAAACTAGAAGCAGCTGAATTCTTATGTCAAGGTGAATGGATGATAACAATGAGAAAGATACATGAAAGGAATAGGTAATACCATATTCAATGGCATGAATGAAGCAGCTATAATAGTAAAGTGTCTTGGTCTGATCATGTAAACTGATTTAGGTCACTGCATTTAGAAGACATGCTTTTCGAATTATTATTGTTGTTGTCATTGTTATTACTTTTAGTTTGACTGTGATCATTACCATGAGCGGACTGGAAATTTGCCTCTGTATTGTATGGCATATCCATATTGTTTATAGTTCCATCTCTTGATTCTCTCTGCTGACTGGGTTTGCTTGATTTTAGAGGGAAGAAATTAGTTTGATGGTGGAGAGGGATGGTTCTGCCAAAGGAATTGTTTTCAGCCAATTCACGTCTTTCTTGGATCTCATAAATTACTCCCTCCATAAGGTTTCTAAAATGAGAATGGAAAAAACTCTATTTTAGTTCTTTCTGTAGATTAAAAAGATGTAATTGTGATATAGTGGCCTGTTTTGCAGTCTGGCATAAACTGTGTTCAATTAGTAGGGAGCATGTCCATGGCTGCAAGAGATGCTGCAATAAAGAGATTTACTGAGGATCCAGATTGCAAGATTTTTCTCATGAGTTTGAAAGCTGGAGGTGTCGCCCTCAATCTTACAGTGGCATCACATGTAAGCAATATCCTCTCTTTAGGTCATCCAATTATATCTCTGATATTTGGTGGGATCCATTTGCAAAAgcaatttatttcatttccttCTCTTAGCTGGAATTGCATTTTTTGCAGTTAATAATTTCCTACTTTCAGATTCTTGACTATGGTCAAAAATGAATACTAAAGTAGTATTGCTTGAAATTCTATTAAGTTGCATAGGCTCCATTTCTTTGCTGATTAAAACTCAAATTTTTAGTTGGTTTTTGGTTCTCTTTATAAGTTATCATCTCAAACCTTCATTAATCCTCATATTAACACCCTTTCTTCCATACAAGTCATCTTCCACCATCTATGAATAAGGAGAAAATTGACTAGGGCACTTTTCTGTCCAAATTTATTTGACACAGATATTTctgttatttgatttatttaaatttgtcTTGGTTTCTACTTCATTCTCGTCTGGAGGTATGTATGTAGTTTATCTTATTGATTGGGAAAAAGGTAGGAAAGGGCAGCCGAGGGCTGGGGAAGGTGGTTTGGAATGGTATTCGGTTGTAAACATTTTCTATGTTCTTAGAATGGCGTCATCTTTGAACCTGTTTAGGTTTTCTTGATGGACCCTTGGTGGAACCCAGCTGTGGAGCGTCAAGCACAAGATAGAATTCACCGAATTGGCCAGTGTAAACCAATAAGGTTGAGCTTCTCCCCTTTGGTCCTCAAAGATTCTATGGAATTATTAGCTAGGTTCATTTCTCTTTTGTGTTAATGGGACTAACGCATCCTTCTGGTATAGGATTGTGAGATTTGTTATTGAGAACACAATAGAGGAGAGGATTTTAAAGCTGCAAGAGAAGAAGGAATTAGTATTTGAAGGGTATGaatcaatttaaatttgaagcaAACTTTACTTGTCAAACTGATATAGAACATTTTGGCAATTTGATCAATGCTATTCTTTTGTTTCTAATGGTTATAGGACTGTGGGTGGCTCTACAGAGGCTCTAGGAAAATTGACAGAGGCAGACATGAGATTTCTATTTGTGACTTGAGCTGGGATGAAGCAAAGTTGTGTTGTTGCAGCTGTAAACTTGTAACTCTTGTTCAAGTGGTGATGTGAATATTGCTTGTCAAGTGTTGGTTTTCTGAGGTGGATTGTTtgtttaaaagtaaaagtagCAGATGTCAGAATTTCAGTTTCTGGTGACTATGTATGTAGCAAGTAAAACTAGTGGTTTTCTTTGTGTAAAGATAAGATTTAAGACTAGATTGAAGAGGCAAAATATCTCCGGGTGTCCTTGGttctttcattttgtttttatattatgaGTTAATGTAGTACTGCAGGAGAGTCGAATTGTTACAAGTGATGTGACGGTTATGATTTTGCTCTTAATCTGTCAAGGGTTGGAcgaaaaagagcaaaaagaaaaggaaaatttttgtttttgtttttgtaaataCATGCCTTGTTTGGTAATTATGTTTCCCAAacccaaaaactaaaaacagaatttgaaaaagaaaatataaaatcaagtCGAATGCTAAGCTGTTTTTCAACTACATTGGTAGTGTGAAGGCAACAGGCGAATAACTCAGAGATGTTACATCACAATTAACAAATcgattattactattttgacGTTCAATCGTCCACGCCCTACCAAAGGGCAAAGGGGACGTGGAAAAGCATGATTGCTTTACTTGCCCGGCAATGCAATAAATAGATTTTCGTCGGTGGAAACATACACCCCAAGTATCTGTTCCACTTCAATTCAACCCTCCAGAGCAAAAAAACTCAAAGCAACACAAACTCAAACTCCTTTCCTTTGAGCTTTGAGCATGATTCAGCTACTCTACTCTGTGATAATGCTTCAGGTGGGTTTCATAATCACCCTGCTCTTCAAGACCCCTTTCAGAAAGCTCCTAATAATGGCGTTGGATCGGGTCAAGCGAGGAAGGGGCCCCGTCGTCCTCACGACCGTCGCCGCCACTCTCATGGTGGTGCTTGCATCCACCCTTTACAGCATGCTCAAGATCCAGCGCCGCACCATCGACGCTGCTGCCCTCAATCCCACCGACCAGGTTCTTATGTCCAAGCATATGCTTGAAGCTTCTCTCATGGGTATTTCTCtgttctattttattttaaagctttCCCCTTTGTTCTattgtttcttttgctttcaaaatttctgatTGCATTGGTTTCCTATGGTTGGATTATGTTAGTTAATTATCTCAGTGATGCCGtagttaatttgatttttaccgCTCCAGTCCAGTTGCCTGGTCTGGTTGGTGGTTAATAAAATCCGCTGTTGGTAGCAACATATGAGAAATGCAAATTTTATCCATTcatctttcaatttccaaACAAGAGCATGTACAAGCATAGCACATTTAGTTATGCATGGCATTCCACATTCTTATTTCACCTTCTGTAtgtatcattttcatttaagcGCTAGTAAGTCCCAATAAGTAGTATTATGCTGCTAGCTGATAATCACCATTCTGTAACGTAGTTTGAACTTTCCATTAAGGAGCTGATGTTTTTATGCCATTTATATAAATGGCCTgcaaaaatttagaatatGCAAATATATGATATATTTGTGTTTGTAAACCTCTTAAATAGCATTACCTCAGAATCAGTGTTGCCTAATTCTTGGCTTGTAGATGCCTAGTcagtaactttttttttttgatagcTAATAGAGAAAAAGTAAATTCAAGTCTGTTCCTTGGTGCATTAACTAATGATATTCTTTAAAACTTGCTTATAAGTCTGAATTGACTGAACTAGATACATGTATTCAGTTTTAATGCCTGAAACTATGTTGACTTCTGAAGAACTAGTAATTTTCATTATGTTTTCATTTGCTTCCATGTCCCTCTTGGTTTTACATCCCTATCTGAAATACTTGGTATATTATTTCTTGAATGGCTGCTTTCTTCTGCAGGAGAGGGTTTGATAGAAATATAGGTTAGACATGATGAAAGCTGAcagtttcttttgtttttctttgagtTGAGTGGATTTTTGTAATAATTCTATGATCTggttatttaaaattaacataCGACGTAGCTTACTTTACTTACTTCATGCTTGTTGATTCAGTGGCTTGTTACTTATCCCATTGAAACAATGTTTTGGTGCCATGGTAATGCTTTAGCCCTTAAAAGTTTTAGCAAGGTAGGCTACAGTTTAGTTGGCTTCTGATAGTCTGTGTGGTGAGGAGATCCTCTTGCTAGTTTTCTGTGCTATAAGCATATGCATCACgtaatatatttatttcttaataaataattactaGGAATTGATTTCTATGAAAATTTTCTTGCCCAAATATCTGGGAGCTTTTGTATTAATGTTGTTTTCGTGAGTTACATGGAACTAATTGTAAAGATTGAGTTGTATGTGTTATTGTCTAGATTGCTTGGTTGCTAAATGGCTCAAAACTTTGAAGTTTTCAGACACCATAGTATATACTCATCTCTCTTACCTTCTGCTATGCGTTCTAATTGGATATAGATATCAGGAGTGtcattttcttgttgcttttcttttgaatGTATACTTTATTTGCAGGTTTCGTGTTATTCCTTGCACTGATGATTGATAGATTGCACCATTACATAAGAGAACTTAGGTTCCTCAGGAAAAGCATGGAAACTGCGAAAAAACAAAGCCAAGGCTACGAGGACAGGAAAAACGCAGGGGAGCTTAAAGCCTTGGGGGAAGAGACTGTTATATTGAAGACCAAGATCAAGAAGTTAGAATCTGAATGTGAGACAAAATCGAAGGAGGTCGAGGCTGCACAAGCTGAAGCAGAGGCGCTTAGGAAACAATCTGAAGGATTGCTTTTAGAGTATGATCGTTTGCTGGAGGACAATCAGAATCTTCAAAATCAGTTGGAGTCAATTGAGCAAAGTTTGTCAGAACCGGGTGCAAAGAAAAACATGTAAATTGCTCTTTAATGCGGATGTTAGAGATTTTAGTGGGCAGAGGAGCTGGCACCTGGCGGTGGTTGTCACtagatataaaaataaataatatgaaacTGAGAAAGCTTTGTGCCGCCATAAATGGGATAAGTTGTGTGTTTAAGGCTTGGAAAAGGCCCAATGCCAATGCCCCAGCAACTGACTTTACATCCGAAAGATGTAGTTGTAGGAGTAGTAGTAAATAGTAACATTTTGTGTGTAAAAGAAAACAGAGGCGCTTGGGCTCTAAAGCCGGCCTAGCAGTGGCGCTCTTACCCAAGTACCGTGGGTCGTGATTATTGGAACGACAATTCAATAATCAACAAGATAAGCCTAAGTGAGTAAATAGTTTCACAGTAACTATTGAATATCCATTGTTTCTCTTGTCAacttatttttgtttgtttataatttagttTATTTCCAAGAcaaataagattaaaaaagaaaaaggacagAGATTTTTGGTACTTATAATTAAGTGACTGTCGACTAACATCATTGGATGGGCCAAGTCCAAGTCCAGAGCAGTTAGTTTGAAACCACAGGGGCTTAGTGAACTgtagattaaaaaaaacttgagggggtttttgtcttttttgtcTTTGCTATGTTGCTGTTGCTATGCCATTGATTACAAAGATACCTGAAGGTCTCCCATGTCTATCTTCCTCCCTAGTCCCTTAACAAGTGCATCTGACTCCTGTCTCAGTCATTGCCGTGGCGCAGGAACCACCTTTTCGtttcctttttgttatttatttattttcctcctCCTTTTCAACTCTCTTCTCTAAGCCGCGGTTTCCGTCTCTCTCCTGAGTGTGTGTGATTGTGAGAGAGATACCGGTTAACGTCTCAGGTTTCTGTTGTTTGGTACGTTTACTTACATCTTTGGGGTTTGTTGCAATTGGCGTTTCCCGTTTGTAGGGGGAATGAGCGGTGCCTTTAGTCTATTTGAGTCATGGCATATCCCTTGTACCAGATTTCTTTCAAGAACCTTCCAGTTTTCAAGAGGTTAAGACGCTTCCTTTTTATCTGCTTCTTgttaaagataaataaattccATTATTCCCATCTTTGCTCTCCAAATGCAGGCTCCTACGATATGCAGAGGCCTATCAAGCGTCAGGCCTTGTGCTTCTGTAGAAACATGCAGACTGTAACTTGTGAGATCGTCGATGCAAGCTATGTACCCGCTCCCCAAAATAAACCCAAGGTTCTTTTATGTTTCTGGTGgattaagcattttttttctaaatttgttttataataaGCAAAGCAGCGTAAGCCTGCTTTTTTCTCTTAAGCTACCAAAGGCTTGTAATTTTTAGAAAGTTGTTGGAGCAAGATACTGTCTTTGGTAAAGTCTAAACGTTGGTAAATTCATATACTATAAGATTGTGATCTTCGTTTCTTTCTTGCTGGCACAAAATGTACTAATGGCTCATACAGTCTTGTGTCTTCTATTTTAAGGACTAAATATGTATCTGCATGGATGGTGTTGGAAATTCTTCAAGAGATGAGACATTAGTCTGTGAATGATTATTCTCATGTCTATATGACCGTTTATCACTAACCATTGAGTTTCACAGGCCAAGTGAccatttatcattttcatgACCGTTGCTTCATTCTATATGTAGACTTATGTGGTATGACCAAGTCCATATCTTTACTCAGTGAGTCAATGCAAAGGGTTCTTTCTTAATGATATGATATATTATTATTCTCATGTCTATAAGTTATGCACATCACATATGATTATTCATTAACCTGAaaaaatggattttatgaTGGTTTTTGTTTGATTCTAAGGATAAACGATCACCACAAGTGGAAACTATTGGTGCATTTCAAAAGCTGCCCATGGTGATGCCATCAGTTGATATTTTCCATTCTGCGATGAGGAAGGCAAAGAGGGTCTTACCTACAAAAGGTAATTGAATAAATTCATTCATCTGGTCAATCTTAAATTCAATTGCAACATGTCAGATTGTTGGTCTAGCATGACATTCTGTTTCCTCCCTAGGGATTGCCAACATTGCaaggagagaaagaaacaGAGGTGCAAAGCAACTTGATGCACTGATGAAAGTATGATATTATTCCAGTGTCTATTGATTCGTTTAGAGTAGAAGACAACTTCTACTTTGTACTAATGAATATATTGCTTgaatataacattttttttatttgcttcaTCTTCAGGAATTAGCAGTTCCATTAAGAGGGTACATAGAAAACTTCCCCAAAAGAATGTACTTGCATCCTTATGAACGGTCTCTTATTGAGTTGACACTTGGGGATGGAAATTATGAAGAGGTAACACTCATGAATGGCTCAGTCTTGATATTCAAGCGTTCTTAATTGAATAGATTggacctatatatatatatatatataaaattatgatgCTTTTATCTGTTCAATCTGTGAGCACTTCTGTTCCCCTCCCTCTTGATGAGTGGCTTTTGGATGCGAATGTTGAACTTAAGTGCTGTCCCTATGGAATAGCATCTTATAAGTAAGCAAAATGGTATCCTTGTAAGTTTTATTACTGTACGTGGAAGGTTCATTCACCCTTTGGTCCTTTCTTTCAGTGCcatattaaaacataataattgtCGTACCCTTGTGTGCTTTTTGGAATTACAGTATTCAGAAGGTTCATTCACCTTTCCCTCTTTTCTTTCAGTGccatattaaaatataattattgtcTCAACAGGTCTTGAGAAAGGTAGATGCTCTAAGGAAGAAGGTTGTATCTGTTGGAAAGGAACATGCTTCTCTCTGTGCCAAGGTTATATTCTTCCCTTCAAACTATATTTaaaggaatttttttgaagGAGATGGTCCTTAACACCTATTCTCTTTTATTTGATGTGGCAGTGACATTCAAACACAAATTGAATTTAACAATTGACAGTATAATATAAGCTATGTGAATCCGCTAACTTTTTGTATGTTTTAATTTACATCATAAGGCATGGGAAATCTTGATGATTTTGACTTTAGCTGGACTAAAATTGAGAAAGATTTGATATTCCCCTTATTTTATGCAGTCTGAAATTCGTAATAACTTGACATTTATGTAGCATGAATTTGTTCCTCGTAAGTCAATTATCTACTGATTTTCTCCTTTGCAGTCTTTATCGAAAAGGGAAGCAGAGGAACGACTGACTGAGGTAAGTAATTGTCTGCTTTCAATACAGATCTTTATTGATATTCATTAGTATTATTAATTTAGTATATTTTCTGTTTAGTTCAGGGTTTGGAGAAACTTCAAGAAATCTTCAAACGTGAAGGGCAGGCTGTTGATAACTTATTGTACATTGCCAAGGTATATAAGTAGAAATCTTTTAAAAGTATCTATTTTATCAGAAAGCAATAATTAACTCAAAGTGTAGAACTAAAAATGTAGAATAATAACCTTTTCAGTATGGAAGCAGGAATTAAAAATGTCTATTTTGGCATAAGGAATAACTAAAAATAGAACAATATATGTTGCTCGGACTGTTTATTTTTCCTAAAGAACTCATGTCATGTATCCAATAACTCAAAGTGCAGTTGGATTTGAGGGTATGAGCCTCCAAATATGAGGAAAATTTTACGAAGAGGACAGTATAGGGATGCATACCCATATCCTACATTTATACCAGAGTTTGAACAATAGCTCTTAAACTTAGCTTGACTTCAAAGAATACTATAAATTCCGAGTTTCTTGTTATTTaatcttgaattttcttgacATGTGTTTTCCGTAATTGATGTGTTCTTTTGCTAATACAGGCATGTAGATGGGCACATTTATATAGATTTGCACGTGCATTGGTGTTGCCTGTGTTTTTGCATGTGTACATGTATTGTTTCATGTGTAGCATCGTTTAGCAGCTGGAAAACCATGTCACCAGTAAACTACAGATGCATCATCCTAGAAAATGAATTTCTTTGCTGCCATATAGCAATTTACTGGAAGAGAATCATGCAAAATTTAGCTTAAGGATAGTTTTTGTTACATTCAAAGTACATACAATAATATGCATCTGCTAAGGTAAGGATGGACTTCTTCAATGTACAATGACTCTAAATTGAGTTTGTAGAATATGCACCAAAGCTTATCTTAAACATCCAGAATCATGATCTTAAACCTTAGTTTAAGTGATGATTCATGGAAGTCAATGCTGCcatttgacatttttttttggatgttTAGGAATAACAACACTTTGCCTTTGAAGTTTGGAACATTGGAACATTAATTTGCTATTTGTCTAAGGTCAAGTCTTCTCATTGTTTTGTTCTATTTGTCAAAGTAAATACCTCTCATTGTTTTATTGTGTTGTATGAATGGGCTTATGCTTTATTGAAGTTGTAGCATTGTATGCTGTTTCAGTTTATTTGTAATGGCTTATGCTTAAATATCGTTAATTTTAAACTCGTAATTAATTGCAAGTTATCTTCAAATTATATGGTTTCCAGACTTTGCGGGCCATGCCAGTTGTGGATCTAGAAATGCCAACTTTGTGTCTTGTTGGAGCGCCAAATGTGGGGAAGTCATCATTGGTTCGTATGCTCTCAACAGGAAAGCCTGAGGTCTGCACAACTACTTTCCACTTTGCTTTCTATTCAAACTATTAGTCTTGTctgaataaattattatacgTGAGCGATATAAAACAGTTTAACTGGAGAAAAAGAATGGTGAATAGGAAATAAATTGGAGGAAAATCTGTGAAAAATAATAGAGCTTACTAGGAAAAGGATTATTAGGGGGAAAAACTTTTATCAAAGCATAAACGGAAGACTGTTAGTGAGAAATACTTTGAGAAAGTTGCAAGCCTGAAAGATTAAAAGCAAGTTTCAAGCTTTTGAAAGGTTCTGGTGCAATCACTTTTGGGGCATatttcaagaagaaaaagttttctttcttatctCATTCATCATCAAATGAAGAGCCAGATGTccagagaaaaataaaaaattactatatTGGCTTTGGTCCACCATATTTGCCTATTCTGGTATAGGCTTTGGTCCACCATTAATACTGAAACGCTATTAGCAAATTTGCTTTTAATCTCTTTTTGTTGACAGTTTCTCTTTTATGTCTCTCTTAGGTGTGCAACTATCCTTTTACAACAAGAGGAATTCTGATGGGTCATATTACTATAAACTACCAGCATTTTCAGGTTACTTTTTCTATAAGATTTTGGGTGATATCAACTTGTTATTACCTTTTATGATATGCTTACTGAAAACCCGACTACAGGTGACTGACACCCCTGGGCTGTTGAAGAGATGTG containing:
- the LOC18610588 gene encoding B-cell receptor-associated protein 31 gives rise to the protein MIQLLYSVIMLQVGFIITLLFKTPFRKLLIMALDRVKRGRGPVVLTTVAATLMVVLASTLYSMLKIQRRTIDAAALNPTDQVLMSKHMLEASLMGFVLFLALMIDRLHHYIRELRFLRKSMETAKKQSQGYEDRKNAGELKALGEETVILKTKIKKLESECETKSKEVEAAQAEAEALRKQSEGLLLEYDRLLEDNQNLQNQLESIEQSLSEPGAKKNM
- the LOC18610589 gene encoding nucleolar GTP-binding protein 1 isoform X2, producing MSGAFSLFESWHIPCTRFLSRTFQFSRGSYDMQRPIKRQALCFCRNMQTVTCEIVDASYVPAPQNKPKDKRSPQVETIGAFQKLPMVMPSVDIFHSAMRKAKRVLPTKGIANIARRERNRGAKQLDALMKELAVPLRGYIENFPKRMYLHPYERSLIELTLGDGNYEEVLRKVDALRKKVVSVGKEHASLCAKSLSKREAEERLTEGLEKLQEIFKREGQAVDNLLYIAKTLRAMPVVDLEMPTLCLVGAPNVGKSSLVRMLSTGKPEVCNYPFTTRGILMGHITINYQHFQVTDTPGLLKRCDEDRNNLEKLTLAVLSHLPTAILYVHDLSGECGMSPSDQFVIYKEIRERFDNHLWLDVVSKCDLLQESSVVFITEDGETNHLELAKYLKIGPKGAIHVSVKSEEGLNELTNNVHEVLMAQMGRIRSSKIPENIEVA
- the LOC18610589 gene encoding nucleolar GTP-binding protein 1 isoform X1 — encoded protein: MSGAFSLFESWHIPCTRFLSRTFQFSRGSYDMQRPIKRQALCFCRNMQTVTCEIVDASYVPAPQNKPKDKRSPQVETIGAFQKLPMVMPSVDIFHSAMRKAKRVLPTKGIANIARRERNRGAKQLDALMKELAVPLRGYIENFPKRMYLHPYERSLIELTLGDGNYEEVLRKVDALRKKVVSVGKEHASLCAKSLSKREAEERLTEGLEKLQEIFKREGQAVDNLLYIAKTLRAMPVVDLEMPTLCLVGAPNVGKSSLVRMLSTGKPEVCNYPFTTRGILMGHITINYQHFQVTDTPGLLKRCDVLLHSLTPIAEDRNNLEKLTLAVLSHLPTAILYVHDLSGECGMSPSDQFVIYKEIRERFDNHLWLDVVSKCDLLQESSVVFITEDGETNHLELAKYLKIGPKGAIHVSVKSEEGLNELTNNVHEVLMAQMGRIRSSKIPENIEVA